The window TTCGGCGGTTAACATCAATGGTGCAGGCACCTCGTTAACCTTCACCATCCCGCCAACTGCCACTGTCTCCACGGCTGCCTCGGTCAACATCAACACATCTGGTGGCGCTTGGCAGTCATCAACTAGTTCGCAAAAGATTGCAGTCACTTCTTAATCCGAAGGTAAGCAACTTAAATAGTTGCCGGGTCCGAGGCGGGCCCGGCAACTAGCAGTTTTAAGCTCCGAAAAGACACAGTTTGATAACAATTGGGTTAGTGGGCTTCCGTTGTGGGAATTATCAGATTTACCCTAAGTTAAGGTGGAAATCATCAGGAAAGTGGAAGGATGACAAGGATGTCAGGACTGAGTATTGCACGATTAAGTCGTAAAGCGGCTATCGCGCTGTTGGCAGTTACAGCTTTACTCCTAGGTTTCAATGTCGGTGTGGCTAAGGCGCTGCCGGCAACGGTTAACCTAACCATCCACTATTTCCGCGACGCAGGTGATTATGCAACCCCGGCTGGCGCCACAGGCCCTTGGAATGTCTGGATCTGGAAAGATGCTCCAGGTGGAGCCGATGACGTAGCAGTTAATGCCCCAAATGGAAATGCGTTTACCCAGCCGACGACTACGAAAGTTCTTGATAGTTGGAACTACAGTGCAACATTGAAACTAACTATCACAGGAATGCAGCCAGTTCATACTCAGATCGGTTTCATTGTTCGCCAAGGTCTTTGGGATGCAACAGACATCGGCTTTGACCGATTCATTACTAACATTGATCCTGTTTCAGGCAACGCTGAAATTTGGCTGAAGCAAGGCGATAAGAATGTTTACACTTCTGTGCCTCGATTAGGCCCAGGCATTAAGAGTGCAAGCATCGATGACTTCCGAAAGATTACTGTTAACCTAAATCGCGCGCCTGCTACTGGTACCGCTGCAGCTAACTTCACAATTTGTCCGGTCCCCACCACGTCTGCAGAACCAGCACCATCTCCAGTTGCACCAACTGGCGTAACAGCGGCCGCCGGCAATGCGAAAGTTTTCTTAAAGTGGACCCATGTTGCTGGCGCAACCGGATATAAGGTCTACCGAGCAGCATCAACTTTGCCAGCTGCCCCAACCGGTTTGACCGCAATTGCCGGCAATGCGAAAGTTTTCTTAAAGTGGACCCATGTTGCTGGCGCGACTAGTTACAAGGTTTATCGCGGCGCGAGCGCAACTTCGGTCACAACACTTTTGGGCGGCGACAGTACCAATGGCTACACCGACAGCACGGCCGTTAATAACACGAGTTACTACTATGCGGTAAAGGCATCAAATGCGGCAGGAGATTCGCTTAATTCAACGGCAGTACTCAGCAAGCCAGTCGCTACCTCGACTATCGCCGTGATGCCAGCGCCAACACCTTCAGCAGCTGCCGCAATTGTGCTGCCAACTACGGCTCTTGGCACGACAACAGCAAATGGTTACACCGACGCAACTGCAGTAAATCTCACCACCTATAACTACGGTGTTCGAGCCACCAATGGAACAGTTGACTCTCCTCTTTCAGCCATTGTCGCTAGCCGCCCGATTTCCACATCAACTGTGCTAGCTATGCCAACGCCAACGCCGTCAAACGTGGTCGTTGCCCCTACTTCTCCATGTCCGGGCGCTACTGGTGTACCAACGATCTCAACGGCAACAGTTAGTGGATCGGTGGCGACGCTAAATCTTGGCTCTGATGTAACACTAGGCACCAACTACCTAATCTTCTTAAAGGACAAAAACAACGTTGACTTTGGCAGTCAAAAGACTTACTCGGGCAAGATTTTGACCTCAACGCAGTTCAATGCAAATTTTGTATACAGCGGTGACGATTTAGGTGCCACTTATTCCGCTCTAAATACCAAATTCCGCGTATGGGCGCCCACCGCCTCCGCACTGTCCGTCAAGATTTATGACAGTGCAACGTCAGCACTACCAAGCAGCACTGTGCCAATGACCAAGAGCACGCAGGGAACCTGGGTAGCTACTGTAAACGGTGACCTAAATGGCAAGATTTATATGTATGGGGTGACCGTTGATGACCGTACCCTAGAAACGATTGACCCATATGTCCGTGCAACCACGATTAATGGAACGCGCGGCGTCATTTTAGATCTAACTAAAACTGACCCAGCAAATTGGGCTAATGATAAGGCTCCTGCTTTCAGTGGCAGTGCAACCGATGCAGTTGTTTACGAACTACATGTTCGGGACCTGTCTATGGATGCAAGTAGCGGATACCCAGCTGATCAAAAAGGTAAGTTCTCTGCACTGACCAACTTCAACACCACCTACTGTTCTGTGGCTTCTCCAGCGCCGACTGCTCCCACCGCTCCCACTGGCTTAGCGACAACAGCTGGAAATGCGAAAGTATTTTTGAAGTGGAACCAAACTGCAACCACCACCGGATATAAAATTTTCCGCGGCGCAAGTTCAACCACTGCAACAACTCAAATTGGTACAGCAACTGTCAACGGTTACACGGATTCGACTGCGGTAAATGGTACTACCTACTTCTACACAGTGAAGGCATCAAATTCAACCGTCGATTCACCTGCTAGTACAGCAGTTTCAGGCGCAGCCTCAGCGACATCAATAGTTACTGCGATGCCGGCACCAACGCCTAGCGCGCCAGCTGCCATAACGCCATGGACCTGTCCCTCAGCATCAATCGTCAAGACTGGCATGGGCGCAATCAAGGATCTTGGCATTACCCACTTGGAACTTTTGCCGGTCTACGACTTTGGTTCAGTGAATGAAACCAATCCAACCTTTAACTGGGGTTATGATCCACAAAATCCGAATGTTCCTGAGGGCTCTTACTCAAGCGATGCGACTAACCCTGCTGCTCGAATTACCGAATTAAAGCAAGGTGTCCAGGCCATCCATAACAATGGTATGCGCGTGGTTATGGATGTTATTTACAACCATGTCATGAATCCAAACACTTTCAGTCAGGAAAGCTTGGTGCCTGGGTACTTCTTCCGCACAGACGCTTCGGGCAATCTAACCAATCAGTCTGGTTGTGGAAACGATGTCGCATCCGAACGACCAATGGTTCGCAAGTACATCGTTGATTCAGTTGTTTACTGGGCAAAGCAATATCACATGGACGGCTTCCGCTTCGACATTATGAGCTTGGTCGACAAGGTGACTATGGGCCAAGTGATGACTGAACTAAAGAAAATTGATCCGACCATTATCGTTTTCGGTGAAGGTTGGAGTTATGACGAAAATAAGGCTCAGTTGCCTTATTCAATGCAGTCCCGCCAGGCAAATGCTGGCAACACAGAGTTGCAAGGCATCGGCTTCTTTAATGATCAATTGCGTGACGGACTTAAAGGCGATACTGGAACCGATACCCTGCCAGGCTATGTGAATGGCCTAGCGAGCAATTACATTAACCAGGTAATAAATGGCATCTTTGGTCAAACTGCAACTAACTTCAACACCGACAAAGCCAGCAGCAGAAGCTGGACCGCAACTACTCCTGGGCAGTCGGTTAACTATGTTGAGGTCCACGATGGTTTAACACTTTGGGACAAGTTGAAAGCAGCTAACACATTTGGAGTTACTGATACTGTATTGCAACGCCAGGGTAGGCAAGCCGCTTCACTAATGCTGCTGTCGCAGGGAATGCCATTCCTGCATGCAGGACAGGAATTCTTGCGTAGCAAGGGTGGAAACGCTAATAGCTATGCACCACCTGACTCAGCTACTACCACTGCACTCAAACTTGATTGGGAACTAAAAACTAATTCACTGAAGTGGAATCAAGCTTCGACCAATAAGATCAATGTTGATTACTATCGTGGTTTGATCGCCCTGCGTAAGGCCCACCCACTTTTTAGAATGAACAGTGTTGCTGAAATTAACAAACGTTTCGAATGGTTGCCGGGTTACGCAAGTAATGCACTTGGTTTTATGTACAAGAACACTGCAAGCGACGGTAGCAAACTTGGTGATACTTGGAATCGTATTGTGATTGGCTCCAATCCAAACGACACTGCGAAAACCATGGGCCTGCCATCTGGCACTTGGTATGTTGTTGTCAATGACACAGCGGCTGGCGTTTCAACACTGGCAACCATCACCAATGGTCAGGTTAGTGTGCCAGCAAACTCAACCGTGGTATTGACCGATACCAAGCCGTAGCACAATATGGATATTTTGATGGAGGGGATTACGCCAATGAAAAGAACTTTTCAACGCAGTTTCAGTGCGTCGATAGTCGTTGCCTTAATAACTGGCTCGCTAATTGCGAGCCCCAGCCAGGCGGCAAGTAAGCCGGTAGTCATCTGGTGTGACAACGCACGAGTTGCAATCATCAAAATGTGGGCCACCTCAAACGCCAGCAAACTTGGTGCAATAAAGGTAGTTGGCCAAGATAGCGTTAAAGGAAGCCTGAAAACAGTTCGCCCAGTTGATGCTCCAGACATCATCATTGGCGCCCACGACTGGATTGGCGCCTTAAAAGCGGATAGTAAAATTCAACCAGTAATCCTGCCCCCTACTGCAAAATTCGACCCAAAAGTGAAAGCTGCTTTTCAAATCAGTGGCCGTCAATATGGCGTGCCAATGCAGACTGAAAATGTAGCTCTTTTCCGCAACACAAAGTTAGTTCCTAAAGCACCAAAAACCTTCGCAGATCTTGAGAAGGTTGCCCTTGCTCTTAAAAAGAAGAATTCTAAGAACCGTAACTTCGTGCCATTCGCAGTGCCGCAGGGTGCCGGTGGCGACGCATATCACATGTATCCATTATTCAGTGGCCTAGGTGGTTATTTCTTCGGCGGCAACTCGCTGAAATGGAAAACTAACGATGTAGGTGTAGCCAATTCGAAGTTCATAAAGAACTCGGTAATCATCGACAAGTGGTATAAAGAGGGTCTCATCAAGGCCTCAGTAAGTGCCGAAATCGCACTTACTGCTTTTACTAGCGGTAATGCGCCGTTCTACATCACAGGCCCGTGGAACCTGGGCAAGATTCGTTCTTCCGGCGTTGAATATGCCATCACACCGGTGCCAAACATTGTTAAAGGAATTCAGCCAGTTCCACTTATCGGTGTGCAGGGTGCCATGCTGACCAAGTGGGCTAATCAGCATAGAGTCACGATTGCGGCAAAGAAAGTACTAACCGCCCTAGCCCAAAAGGATGCACAACTCTTCATCTCGAATCTGATGCTTCGTACGCCAGCTAACCTCGATGCAGCGAAGCAGTTTAATCGCCCAGGTGCGTCAGAATTTCAGCAGGCTGGGAAAGGCGGCATTCCGATGGCGGCGATGACTGCGATGAATGCAGTATGGGCCTCCGTCGGAACTGCATGGGTAAAGGCAACATCCGGAGCATCTAAAGCCGCCCCAGCCTTTAAGTCAGCAGATGCGGTAGTTCGCAAGGCTGTCAAGTAGAGCCGACGCAAAAATCTTCTAGATTTTGGGTGTGGGTGCGGGTATTCTCGTACCCACACCTACTAATAAAAAGTGTTTAAAATTCTGAGGGGTTTGTAAGTGTTTAAATTAGTCGCGCGGATTCTGGTTCTGGGCATTTTAGACGCACTTGCAATTGGCTCCATCCCACGAGTTTTAAGCCAAAAAGATTTATTGGTAACCATAGTTTTCTTTACCGTCTTCATTGGTTTAAACATTGTTTACTTCTGGCCAAAGGCAAAAGCCTCTCGCTGGCTAGCGCCCGGCACAACGCTACTTGCTATTTTCGTCATCATCCCAATCATTATTAATGTGGTTCTGGCTGGAACAAATAATGCTACTGGCCATGAAGGAACACGCGAAGAAGCAATTACTGCGACGGTTGCCAGCTCTCTACAACAAAGTGAAGATGGTATTTATTACGATCAGCAAGCAGTATTTAAAGGTGACCAACTCGGCCTAATCTTGATAAATGCCCTATCTGGTGAAGTTTCATTCGGTACTTCCTCAGGAAATTCAATCATCGAAAATCCAAAGAAGCTAGCCGACGGTTCAATTGTCCCTCCCGAAGGCTGGACCGCTTACGGAACCTCTGATGCTGAGTTGCAAAAGCAAGTCGATTTTGTCACCGCTCAGCCAGGCGAGCAGTTCGCAATCCCAAATGGCAAAAATGAATTCATAGTTTGGGATGGAGCGAGTAATCCATATAACGCTACGGCGCTTGTTATCTACGACAAGAAGAAGGATCGGCTAGTAGATACGACTAGCGGATACGTTTACGGTGAGACTAATGGCTCGTTCGTTGGCCCCAATGGCGAAGACATGACACGCGACGAGTCCTGGGTTGGATGGCAAACTTGGATAGGCATTGGAAACTTCACCAAGATATTTTCCGATCAAGACATTAGATCCGCATTCATGAAGATCTTGCTGTGGAATATCGCCTATGCAATCTTGGCAGTTGTTACCTCATTTGTTATTGGCTTGTTCCTCGCATTAACACTCAACCACCCACGCATGAAGTTTCGTCGTTCAATGCGCTCCCTACTAATTATTCCGTATGCAGTTCCTGGAATTGTTGCAGTATCTGTCTGGGCGGGCTTGCTCAATGATGACTACGGGTTCATCAATGGAGTGTTCGGGACAAACATCAGATGGCTACTCGACCCAACTTGGGCCAAGGTTTCAGTCTTGCTGGTCAACCTTTGGATGGCTTTCCCTTACTTTTTCTTGATAACCACTGGAGCGCTACAAGCTATTCCAGCAGAACTATCTGAGGCTGCTGAAGTTGATGGCGCTCGACCAAGCCAGATACTGACTCGGATCAAAATGCCTTTACTTATGGTGGCCTTGACCCCCTTGATGATTGGTTCACTTGCTTACAATTTCAACAACTTTATGAACATCTATCTGCTCACCGGGGGAGGGCCGTTCACTGGCAATGACCCCAATGCTGGCGATACCGACATTTTGCTCAGTTACACCTGGAAAATGGCTTTCAATTCTGGCTCTGGCCAACAATTTGGTTTGGCTTGCGCGATTTCAGTACTTATATTCTTCTTCATCGCGCCAATTTCCATTTACGGATTTAAGCGTGCTCAATCGTTAGAGAATTTGAGCTAGGGGGAAGTGATGGCAACTACAACTAATGCTCGTTTGGTAGCAAAAAAATCGTCTACTAAGCCTTTTATCAGCCTGAATCAACGAGGAACGATTTGGTGGCGTTACATTATTGGGCTAGTAGCCATTTGCTTCTCACTTTTTCCAGTTTTATTCGTGGTGTCTACTGCTTTTAATTCCCTCGGCATTCTTGATGGTACCCACCTATTGCCTAAGCAGTTTGGCTTAGATAATTTCCGCCACTTGTTCATTGATTTCAACGATCCAAATAGTGACCCTTCGCTTCCGGCATCGCATCCACCGTTTTGGTCTTGGTACCGAAATTCGCTTTTGCTTTCATTTACTGCCGCATTCTTGCAGGTAGTAATTGCTACTTACGCTGCATTCGCATTCAGCCGCCTGCGCTTTAAGGGTAGAAAAGCAACAATTAGCGGTTTGTTGATTATCCAGATGTTTCCGCAGGCTTTAGGTCTGGTTGCATTAATCACCATCGCACAACGTATCGGCGCAATTTGGCCAGCAGTTGATCAGAATACCTATGCCGGCTTGCTACTTGTTTATTTAGGTGGCTCAATGGGATTCAATGCATATCTGATTAAGGGTTACTTTGACACTATTTCAACAGAACTCGATGAAGCAGCTCTGCTGGATGGTGCAACAATCACCCAGATATTTTTCAAAATAATTTTGCCACTTTCAGCACCAATTTTGGCAGTGGTCGGATTACTCTCGTTCATAGGCTTAATAAACGACTTTTTGCTCGTTCAAACATTTTTAACTTTGACTGGTAGTGATGACACTCGTAACACATTAGCAACGGGGTTGCATACCCTAGTCGGAGATCCTCGATCGTCGAACTGGGGTGTTTTCGCTGCCGGCTCGCTGTTAGCGAGTATCCCGATGGTCGTGCTCTTCCAGTTCTTGCAGCGCTATATCGTAGGCGGCCTAACCTCTGGTTCGGTTAAAGGTTAATCGCCGAAGGCAGTCTCAGGTCTAGAAAGTGGCTTATTAGTCGTTGTCGGCTTGTCTGTAACGAAATCGTGACGGAAAATAGAAAATTTTTCGTTGATTTAGGGCAAATTCTGGGGATAGTCTTTAGCAATAGGCGATGCACGATTTAGCGAAAGAATCTTCATTCGATTGCTAATTGAGTTATCTCATCAGAAGGGGATATTTTCAGTGTCCAAGTTCATCAAGTTTTCGACTAAATTACTTGTAACAATTCTGGCCATCGGTTCTTTGTCTTCGACCGTGCCAGCAAGTGCTGCACAAAGTGGGGACTTGACTGTGACCATGCACTATGCACGCCAAGCTGGTGACTTCACGGGACGCTATGCCTGGGTTTGGTACACCGGCACGAATGCTTCTGGAACTTTCGGCGGCACTGGCGTCATACCAGTAGGTTCAGGTTCGGCTTGGGTCCCAGTCAACAACGCAGGTATTGATTCCTACGGCGCCGTTTCAACCTTTACCTTAACTGGCGCTGCTAACATCGACCGCTTTGGTGTAATTGAGTGCTCTACAAACTCATGGACAAACAATTGTGGTCGCGATTTGGCAAGTAATACCGATCGTTTTTTCAACGTGCAAGGTTTAACTTCTGAAGTCTGGCTACGTTCGGGTTCATCAGCCACAGCCGACACAACGATTTATACTTCTGATTCCCTCTCGCCAAGCCCATCGGCAACTCAAACTTTAAAAATTCATTACAACCGTACTGACGGCAATTACAGCGGCTGGAAACTTTACCTTGGCAGCGAAAGTAAAGTTATGCCATCCACTTTTTGGGTGAGTCCTAAAACCTATGACTTTGATGCCACAAGCCCAGCCGGTTACACAGTTGGTTCGGATCAATTTGGCGCATTCATTGAAACTACGTTGCCTTACTACGCTGGGCAAACGAAAACATTAAACATGATTGTGTACTCACTTGCTGCCGATGGCGTCACGTGGGTCAAAGACGGCGGAAATGTTGATGGCCACCGGTATCTTTCAGTGGATACCAGCGGAACTACCAGTGCTTGGCTAGTCTCGGGTGACACAACTGGAAACGCTGCTTTTGCAACAGATCCTGGCAACATTAGTGGCACTCCTACGCCAACACCGACGCCAACTGATACAACAACTCCAACAGCACCAGCAATCACATCGCTTAGCGTTACATCGGCTTCTGCTGGCGATGAAGTCACAATTTTTGGAACTGATCTTCAGGTAGACCCAAACTCGCCAACCGTTACTGTTGGCGGTTTCGCAGCTAACGTGAACGCAAGCTCGACTAGTGCAGTGTCATTCATTGTCCCCGGTGGCCTTGCGGCAGGAGATGTTTCTGTCACTGTCACAACGGACTCAGGAACCTCAAATTCTGCAGCGCTAACAATTGTTGACAGTACAAACCCAAGTGGCCCGACCATCGATTCCTTTAGCCCCGAATCAGCTCATGCTGGGGATGTAGTAGTAATTAACGGTAGCGGCCTTTTGGATGGCGTTGTTTCTATTGATGGCATTGAAACACCTCTTGAGGCAGTTTCTGGTGACACTGTGATTACCTTCACTCTGCCTGCCGATCTTGCTACCGGTGCTTACTTAATTCGTGTTACGACAGCTTCGGGCTCAACAGTTGCGGGATACACAGTTCTTCCTGCTGCGCCAACAGTTTCTTCGGTTACTGATTTGCAAGACAACCCAATCACTGAGGTAACCGCGGGTGACGTTGTGAAAATTGTTGGAACAAACTTGTCAACTACTTCCAGTGTCAATTTCTCGGGTGTAGAAGCTGATCTAACTGGAGTCGGAGTCATCATCACAGACACCTCAATTACGGTTATTGTTCCTGAGTCAATTTCTGGCGTGGTTACGGTTAGCACACCAGGAGGTACAGCCACCAGCCCGCCGTTAACTTTTCTGAATGTTGCAGCTCCAGTTATAGACTTAGTCGATCCAGCAAGTGCCATTGAAGGTGACGTTTTAACAATTACTGGCTCACATCTTTTAGGTGCCACAGTAACGATAGGTGGGGTGTCAGCAGCAGTCCTGCAGGCAACCGCTTCAATTGTTACTGCCATAATGCCTTATGGAGTCACCTCGGGCGAGACAACAGTTGTTGTTAATACAGAGGGCGGTAGCGCAAGTGGCTTTCTAACAGCGCTTGATTCACCTAGCCCGATTATCAGTGAAGTCAGTCCAATTTCTGGTGCTCCCGGTGACGCAATTACCGTAACCGGAAAATACTTCATCCCACAAACAGGCTCAAGTGCAATTGTCTTGCTGGGCAACTTGCCGGCAAATGTGCTGTCGGCAACAACAACATCAATTACTTTTGAGGTGCCAGCTGGCTTAGCTCCAGGTGAGTATATTTTGGATATTGCTAATCTCGCTGGTTCAGTCACGACTGCGTTTTCGGTAACTGAAGGCGTAAATCCGACACCAACAGATACACCGACACCAACAGATACACCAACACCAACAGACAGTCCGGGCGTTGACCCAGTCGTATCACTTGTTCTGCCACAGACCGTGCAAGCGGGAGATGTAATTACCATTCTGGGCACAAACTTTGGCAATAACCCAGTGGTAACAGTAGGTGGCCAAGAGACAACCGTGATTGATTGTGGCGGCTTCGCCTTCAATCCAAATGGAACATTTGATCCAGACTTTAACAATTGTGACGGACACTCAATCCTCATCTTGGTTCCAGAAGGATTGCCGGTAGGTTCAGCCGAAATTCTAATTAGTTGGGACAACCAAAAGACTGCCTCAACCAGTGTCGGCATCGTTGCCGACCCACCTTCAATTGACGGATTTAGTGATCAAAGCGGCAAAGCAGGAGATGTTGTCACAATTTATGGTGCTCACTTAACTGAAATCTCATCAGTGACATTTGATGGCGATGGGGTATCTGGTTCAGTTACTGCAGATTTAACTGATTCCAATTATGTTGCTAATCCAGATGGCTCATCGGTCACGGTGACTGTTCCGGCTGGGTCAAGTACCGGAACGATTACTGTAACGACTTTCAGTGGTATCGCGACAAGCGAAGACACCTATGAAGTTCTGCCAGCACCTACCATTGATTCACTCAGCTCAACTAGTGGAATTCCTGGTGATGTCATCACCATCTACGGAACCAATCTTGATAGTGTCCTGTCGGTCACTTTTAATGGAATCGAAGCTGATTTAACCGACTTCAACACCGTAGTAGCTGAAGATGGATCGAGCATTTCTGTTGTTGTTCCAGAGGGAGCCGCAACCGGAAATGTCTCAGTCACTACCAGCGGTGGCTCAGCGGTTTCCGCTGATGTCTTTAGTTTGGCTTCAGCGCCTGAAATTCTCTCCTTGAGTTCTTTGATGGGCAAAGAAGGCTCAGTTCTATCAATTAGCGGTTCAAATCTAGGCGGCTTAGTCTCCGTCTCATTCGATGGCGACGAAGACAGCTCACCAGTCCTAGCCGATCTAACCGATCCACTTACAAAGATGACAGACTCACAAGTTGTTGTGGTCGTACCAGTTGGTGCCACTTCCGGAACCATCACTTTGACAGCTGCCGGTGGCGTAGCGACTTCCGATGATGTTTATGAAATCGTTTCGCCACCCGTTGTTACCTGGATGAGCGACACTTCGTTAAAGCCGGGTAGCACATTGACAATGCGTGGTTCAGGATTTACTTGGGCTAAAGTTCGGGTCAGAGGAGTGCTGGCAACGGTTTCTGCAAGTTCCACAGATACTCAGCTCAAGATTACCGTTCCGCAGCTTGGCCCAGGACGCACAACTCTGGTTATTACGACTCCAGGTGGCGTAGTTACCAGGCAGGTGTCCATTTCAACTCCAGCCCCAATAATCAAGTCATTCACCCAGAGCGCCTCTAAGAAGCGTGGCGTTGGAACTGTAACCGTAATCGGTCGCAATCTAATTGGCGCTGTCGTGAAAGTTGGTAATGTGACTGTGAAGTTACGACCTGGTGCATCCTCAACCAAGTTTACTTTCACCCTGCCAAAGCGGGCAGCGGTGACAGCTAAGGGTATTTTCACTGTCACAACCGATGGTGGGGTAGTCAAGAGCAAGGCAGCCCTCAAGGTCACTGCCAAGTAGTGTAGGTAGGGTAACTCCTACCTACACTCAACGAGGTAATTCACTGTGCGTAATACCGACTTGATTCATCACGATGGATCTGACCTTTATTTAAGTAACTCCCACCCGAAGCTGGGCGAGACGGTAAAGCTGTACCTTCGTATTCCCAGTGAATTAACGCCAACAGTGGTTGCATTGCGGCAGGTGCGAGATGGCGAGCCGGTAGCGAATCTTGCTAAGCAAGTATCATCACCTTTCCCGGGCGATTCTGATAATTGGTATGAGGCCGAGTGCCTGGTGCATAACCCACGCACGAATTATCGCTGGCTGATTAGCGGCGGCAATGTTGGCTATGGCTGGCTCACTCAACTTGGCTGGGTTGATCATGACGTTAATGATGCCGCTGATTTTGTAATTACGCCGCATAAGCAAATTGCTGATTGGGCACGGCGTTCGACTATTTATCAAATATTTCCAGATCGCTTTGCCAGTTCAGGACGAGAATATGAAGTTCCGGCCTGGGCAGTAGCGAGAAACTGGGATCAACTATGAGTCGGAAGCTCTGCGTGAACGATTAATTACTGGAACTGACAGCGTCATCCGCAAGTGGTTGCGGGCCCCTTACAACCTAGATGGTTGGCGGGTTGATGTGGCAAACATGTCTGGACGCCTTGGCACATTAGACATGACCAAGGAAGTTGCCCGATTGACTCGCGAAGCAGTGTCACTCGAAGGCCCAGACAAGATTTTGATTGGCGAGCACAACCATGATTCAGGGCCTGATCTTGATGGCGATGGCTGGTACGGAAACATGAATTACACTGCATTTCGTAATCCTGCATTGATGTGGCTCGTTGCTGACTCAATGACCAACATCGAAGAGTTAGATTACGCCAAGGTACCCCAGGGCATAATTCCACAGGTTTCTGCAGAAGAAATGTTGAAAGTTATTCGCCAGTATTCTTCACGAATGCCGTGGCGCAGCTACTGCTCAAGTTGGAATTTATTGAGTAGCCATGATTCGCCGAGAGTTCGGTCAATTGTTGGTTCCCGGGGTCGACAAATTGCTGCTGCCACATTAATGACCACCTTTCCAGGCACGCCAATGATCTTTGCGGGCGACGAATTAGGGGCACAAGGACTCTGGGGCGAGGATTCGCGCACAACCCACCCATGGCATTTGCAGGACAAATGGGACATCGACCTACTCGATTCCTACAGATTGCTAAATAGATTGCGTACCAGTAGTGAAGCG of the Actinomycetota bacterium genome contains:
- a CDS encoding sugar ABC transporter permease — encoded protein: MATTTNARLVAKKSSTKPFISLNQRGTIWWRYIIGLVAICFSLFPVLFVVSTAFNSLGILDGTHLLPKQFGLDNFRHLFIDFNDPNSDPSLPASHPPFWSWYRNSLLLSFTAAFLQVVIATYAAFAFSRLRFKGRKATISGLLIIQMFPQALGLVALITIAQRIGAIWPAVDQNTYAGLLLVYLGGSMGFNAYLIKGYFDTISTELDEAALLDGATITQIFFKIILPLSAPILAVVGLLSFIGLINDFLLVQTFLTLTGSDDTRNTLATGLHTLVGDPRSSNWGVFAAGSLLASIPMVVLFQFLQRYIVGGLTSGSVKG
- a CDS encoding ABC transporter permease subunit, translated to MFKLVARILVLGILDALAIGSIPRVLSQKDLLVTIVFFTVFIGLNIVYFWPKAKASRWLAPGTTLLAIFVIIPIIINVVLAGTNNATGHEGTREEAITATVASSLQQSEDGIYYDQQAVFKGDQLGLILINALSGEVSFGTSSGNSIIENPKKLADGSIVPPEGWTAYGTSDAELQKQVDFVTAQPGEQFAIPNGKNEFIVWDGASNPYNATALVIYDKKKDRLVDTTSGYVYGETNGSFVGPNGEDMTRDESWVGWQTWIGIGNFTKIFSDQDIRSAFMKILLWNIAYAILAVVTSFVIGLFLALTLNHPRMKFRRSMRSLLIIPYAVPGIVAVSVWAGLLNDDYGFINGVFGTNIRWLLDPTWAKVSVLLVNLWMAFPYFFLITTGALQAIPAELSEAAEVDGARPSQILTRIKMPLLMVALTPLMIGSLAYNFNNFMNIYLLTGGGPFTGNDPNAGDTDILLSYTWKMAFNSGSGQQFGLACAISVLIFFFIAPISIYGFKRAQSLENLS
- a CDS encoding extracellular solute-binding protein gives rise to the protein MDILMEGITPMKRTFQRSFSASIVVALITGSLIASPSQAASKPVVIWCDNARVAIIKMWATSNASKLGAIKVVGQDSVKGSLKTVRPVDAPDIIIGAHDWIGALKADSKIQPVILPPTAKFDPKVKAAFQISGRQYGVPMQTENVALFRNTKLVPKAPKTFADLEKVALALKKKNSKNRNFVPFAVPQGAGGDAYHMYPLFSGLGGYFFGGNSLKWKTNDVGVANSKFIKNSVIIDKWYKEGLIKASVSAEIALTAFTSGNAPFYITGPWNLGKIRSSGVEYAITPVPNIVKGIQPVPLIGVQGAMLTKWANQHRVTIAAKKVLTALAQKDAQLFISNLMLRTPANLDAAKQFNRPGASEFQQAGKGGIPMAAMTAMNAVWASVGTAWVKATSGASKAAPAFKSADAVVRKAVK